Genomic window (Penaeus vannamei isolate JL-2024 unplaced genomic scaffold, ASM4276789v1 unanchor3145, whole genome shotgun sequence):
AAGTTACAGTGTTTGCGCGCGGCACTGCCTCGGAAGTAATAGAATAAACAAACTGGCCAGGAGAGCACACCTCGCGAATGTCACGCCTCGGCACTTTTAACCCTTTTGCCAcgcaaaagttttattttttgttttggtttctctttttcatcgccagattgtattttatttaaaaaatcatcAGTTTTAGAGTGTCTACAAACTGTTGTATATTATAGAAAACTTCTTGTTTTTCTATAAGTACATACGATGACATGTTTGGTAAGACTTTTACTTGACATCTTACTCCCTGCATGCCATACGTTTCTCATCACTGCATTCCATATCACACGTATCTCCAAATCGCAAATAAGAATTTCATATTTTTCAAAATCATTGCATTACTCAACACATGGAAAAACAAGTCTGCATAATATATCAACGAGAGCTTCTTCACaagggcagagagaagagagacaagagagaagcagagatttCGTAAAGGCAGAAACACCTTGTCCTCTCTTCACATATAGACAGAATTCCGTGTCGTTTGCAAACTCTAGGGGACTGATCTGACGGCGTGTttgattcctcctcttctccaggAAATATTTTTGAATTTGAGGCGATACAGAGTTATTTTCAGTGACGATGATGGTTTCTTGACTTACGAAAGGATAACACTGCAAGCGTATCCCCTTTGTGAACCCGTTTCGGGATCAGTGGAAATATCTTATGCATAGAATTCCTGCCCTTTCTTGTATTATGATATGATTTTACGTCATAACGACAATATTCAATTActttactccccccctccccccaaaaaaagaaaagaaaagaaaaaaggaaaagaagagaaaccagGAAATTAATCATTGCAAAAACATgcgaaacaaacaaacggaacggacaaaacatacaaaaaaacaaaaaatataaaaatataaataaaaatattaaaattaatatatatacatattattatattattatcattttaattaaaaatattattattattatccatctaTCATCATCTacccctttttatctatttccttctcccctctcctcctttttttttttcagtgacattagaataataatcattactggtgTCTCTTTTttgattatcagtaatattaaggAAACCGCCGCAAAACGCAGTAATAGCGATGTTCATCATGACATACATACGCCTATTAATTAATACACACTCCTATTAATTAATGTTTaacgataaaagaaagagacactcgtaaatgaagggaaagaaaagggtaaaacGCTAACTTGGCGAACATAACGAAGAAGTCCGCAGAGAAAACGTAAAGTGGGTTTATTTACGTTCAGTAGCTTTGCACATTCAGAATTTAAGATGATTTTTAGGACGCCATCTATGCGAGCAGACTGATAAGGATCAGCTGCAAGTTCGTATTTTGAGTGGCGTACCGTAGTATGGACACTATACGCTAGAACAGTTTTTTTCTGGATGTCCTTTGAAATGAAGGTACGTCTTATATGGTATgaatatccacgcacacacacacacatacacacacacaaactcacacatatatatgcatgttgtgtatatatctatatctatatctatctatctatctatagctatagatatagatatgcatgtatatatatgtatatatatgtatatatatatatatgtatatatatgtatatatatatatatatatatatatatatatatatattttttttttttttgtgtgtgtgtggtgtgggtgttgttgtgtgtgtgtgtgtgtgtgtgtgtgtatgtgtgtgtgtatacatatatgtataattatatatacatacatgtatatacatatatacatatatgcatatttatctctatatttatgtatatatctatatttcaataaccttatctatatatatataattacatttcaaAAACCTTAATCCAGCTCCATACTGATTTCCTTCAAGAGAATACACACCATACCTCCTTCAGAACATCACACCATGTACACGCTGTCACACATCCTTCCGAAGGACACATAAACCCATATGAAGGACGTAGTTAACAGTTATTATCAagttattattaagttattaagttattagttattattaggttattattaagttattgttattagttatgattaggttattattacgttattgttattagttattataaagttattattaagttattgttattagttatcattaagttattattaagttattgttattagttatcattaagttattgttattagttattattagttatccttaaattattattaagttattgttattagttattattaagttattgttattagttattattaagttattagttattattaagttattattaagttattgttatcagttattattaagttattagttatcattaagtTATAAGTTATTATTAAGTTATCCCCTATCCTGCAGAGACTCACGATCACCCACTACCTGTACTTCGCCCTCGCTGTGTGGCTTCTCGTGCTGATTCACCGGCACCTCCGACAACCCGCCGTCACGACCATTCGCTTCGTCGGTGAGTAGAGGGGCGTGTCTTCGAggggttgaggttggggttgagggagggttgAGATGGATGGGTTTTgagggatgaaagaaggggagggataggtaggTGTGAGgttggagcgagaggaaggatgGTGAAGGAAGGCAgggtggatatatgtatatgtatatatatatgtatatatatattttatatatatatatatatattttaaatatgtattatatatatatataataatatatatatatatatattattttatatatatatatatataaaaaaatatattataggggggggaaatatatattataaaaaaaaaaaaaaaaaaaaaaaaaatataatatatatataatatatatatatatatatatatatatatatatatatatatatatatatatatatataatatatatatataccggagGACGTGGTGAGTAaattgagaaggggagggaatgataaaagaggggaaaaatacaaagaattagggttaaagaaagatggagagagaaagagaagagaagagagagagagagagagagagagagagagagagagagagagagagagagagagagagagagagagaagagaaagaggaacccaAACCCACTTTAAGAAACCAGGAATTTTTttcccccatcaaaaaaaaaaaaaaaaaaaaaaaaaaatttaaaaaaacggaATGGGGAGGCGTAGAACAGCCAAAACAACCCTTAAAACCCTATATCCTACGACCTTCCTTCCCAGTTACATACCCCTAACCACACGCCCTTAACACATCTCACCCCCGGAACAGACGAAGGCACCGACGGGAAAGTCACGCACCTGGTCCTCCCGACGCCCCACAAGGTCGTGGCTGCCGAGGCGTATCGGGCACTGAAGGCGGTGAGAGATAATATGCTGAAGGAATTCATCGGCGTTGACCTTCCGCCTTGGCTGGACGACTCCGCGAATAAGACGCAGGTAAAAAGACGACTTCGTTTACTATCTTTGGGCTTTTTCGCTGATTCATCATCTTctaattactactgctgctgctactgttcttcttattattgttatcattatcattattgtttcacaAGGTGATTAAAGATGATTAAAGATGATTAAAGATGAAGTCACTCCTTTATTGTAGGGTTCAGCCTGTGAGCAATTCACATGTAAACAAATGGTACGAAATTAatgataatcggccggtttgttaaaattgtgccaggcccgacccaatgaattttcataaaaaatAGACCTGCATATACGCAGACATAAAtgaatatttgtctatatatctgatagatgtacatttaactatcattttgcccggttgatatgcatgtctagactgataattatgcatttatttctttatttttgcatgtcaaggcctcgcacaattctaacaaaccggcagataTCTCCCTTAAACTGTAGGGTATAGTATATAAACATTTCACAAGTACAGAGTAAACACTAAGAACTAGACAAATGATAACACCCTCTATTAAAGTGCCACATTAATTGACACCCTTACAACCAGTGATGATTGTATAAGCAAAATATAAATATTCCTTGCGTGACAGGAATGATACAAACTCAATTATATAAGATACATGAAAAGTATGAAATAATTTATTGCAAAACATGACGAGTATCTCACTCATACAGCGCCTCCCCTGTGTCATAATACAATCTCACAATACTTTACAAAACACAATGTAATGATACTTCCTAAAAGGCCATATAGGCTACCTTGACCAACAGGGATTATGATCCGTCCTGATAAGAGTAACCCAAGACAAAATATTAATTCGGTGTTGTTTACATTTCGCAGTTCAACATTCCAGACtccgatattgataacaaaatataacCCATAGCACACCAATAATGCTATTAGCACAATGCTATGATGGCAGTGTCTTCTGAAAACCAAAGAGTTCATGGGTTCATGCAACTGCGCCCGCACAGTCAGGCAATGCATACGGTTGCCGCCTCTCCACTTGGCTCGGGGGCGGCGCTGCTTCTCTAACAGAATATCACAATGCGCAACTCAGTGGTTAGAAATCGTACAGATATATAAAAGCTGACCTATATAcatcacttttgttatttctatcactCGAATAGTAAGTttaacctccacacacacacacacagacacacataattaTAATATTCCTTCCTAATTAAACTGAGAACAGTAAAGAGGAGATACTGAGATATTCAGTTAGATATACACTCTGGACGCtaacatatattcattcacacattgCGATATGGAGCGTTTAGATCAAAGGAACCAGGGGAGCTTCACAAACAAAATACAGCGTCACTGCTCCACTATTTTCTTATAACTTTATAATTACTGGGATAGTTACTTCTCGATTGCACTTTGATCACGTTATTGATGCTTCCCTCCTGTTTATTCTTTAGACTTCGTTTTAAGTCAATATATTAAATACACTAGGAATAAACACACGTGGTGGAGTGGATAATGAAACGCACTCATTTTCCACcactttaataatataataatgctaTAGTCCAGTATTTACACAGGCACAGATCCGCGAGGCTGTAGTTGAGTGACCGCGAGAGCACCTGGCTTCTCGCTTGGTCTCATATATGCGTTTTATGCTGAATGGAGTAAATTTacaatagtaagagagagagagatagatagataaatagatagatagatagagaatgtgtgtgtgtgtgtgtgtgtgtgtgtgtgtgtgtgtgtgtgtgtgagatagataggtagatagatagatagaagaagaagaagaagagagagagagagagagagagagagagagagagagagagaagagaaagagagagagagagagagagagagagagagagagagagagagagagagagagagagagagagagagaaagagggagagagagagagaaccccaaTCCCAATCTCTCACAATCCCCTTAAAA
Coding sequences:
- the LOC113816507 gene encoding uncharacterized protein (The sequence of the model RefSeq protein was modified relative to this genomic sequence to represent the inferred CDS: added 77 bases not found in genome assembly); the encoded protein is MGVEMTVSVALARFIRKQRLTITHYLYFALAVWLLVLIHRHLRQPAVTTIRFVDEGTDGKVTHLVLPTPHKVVAAEAYRALKAVRDNMLKEFIGVDLPPWLDDSANKTQPKLGEILEPRQTRRVILLTTWRSGST